Proteins from a single region of Aythya fuligula isolate bAytFul2 chromosome 3, bAytFul2.pri, whole genome shotgun sequence:
- the LOC116488328 gene encoding prolyl-tRNA synthetase associated domain-containing protein 1-like, which produces MAAAAGLRAALEQRLRELGIAALTAEHPQVFTVEEMMPHVQHLKGGHSKNLFLRDKKKKGFWLVTVLHDRQINLNELAKKLGVGSGNLRFADENAMLEKLKVGQGCATPLALFCDQGDVKFVLDAGFLEGGHEKVYFHPMTNSATMGLSPEDFMKFVKSTGHDPIIIHFDEDSK; this is translated from the exons atggcggcggcggcggggctgcgggcggcgcTGGAGCAGCGGCTGCGGGAGCTGGGCATCGCCGCGCTCACCGCCGAGCACCCGCAG GTGTTCACGGTTGAGGAGATGATGCCACACGTCCAACACCTGAAGGGAGGGCACAGCAAAAACCTTTTCCTCAGagacaagaagaagaaaggctTCTGGCTGGTGACTGTCCTGCACGACAGGCAGATCAACCTGAACGAGCTTGCCAAAAAACTGGGCGTTGGCAGCGGAAACCTGAGGTTTGCTGATGAAAATGCCATGCTGGAAAAATTGAAAGTGGGCCAAGGCTGCGCAACGCCGCTGGCCCTCTTCTGCGACCAAGGAGACGTGAAGTTCGTGCTGGATGCCGGCTTCCTGGAGGGGGGCCACGAGAAGGTGTATTTCCATCCCATGACGAACTCTGCAACCATGGGCTTAAGCCCTGAGGACTTCATGAAGTTTGTGAAATCGACAGGCCATGATCCCATAATCATACATTTTGATGAAGACAGTAAATAG